The genomic stretch AAGCGCTGGTGCAGTTGCTCGAGCTCATCGATCTCGCCCGCCTGGCGGGCCTCTTCGACCGCTTCACGCCACTCCATCTGTTCCATGAGGAATTCAGGGGACATCGCGGTGTTGGTCTCCAGGCCGGCGTCGATACCTGCCAGTTCAAGCAGGTACTGGGCACGCGGCAAGGGCTTCTTCAAGGTACGAAAACCTTCGTTCACTCGCGTCGCCCACTGCATGGAGCGGCGCTTCTCGAGGTCGGAAAGGTGTGCGTGACGATCCGGATGAACCTGAGACTGGAGCTCATGCCAGGCATGATCCAGTTTCGGCTCATCCAGTTCGAAACGGCGCGGCAGGCCGAATAGGGAGAAAAAATCCTGCGTCAGGTCGATGCTCATGCCGTCATGTGCTTCCGTTCAAACCGTCAGACGTTGAAGCTTTCGCCGCAACCACACGCGTCCTTGACGTTCGGGTTGTTGAACTTGAAGCCTTCGTTCAGGCCTTCACGTACGAAGTCGAGTTCGGTGCCTTCAAGATACACAAGGCTCTTCGGGTCCACGATGACCTTGACGCCATGGCTGTCGAACACGAGGTCTTCAGTCAGCGCCTCGTCAACGAA from Parazoarcus communis encodes the following:
- the hscB gene encoding Fe-S protein assembly co-chaperone HscB, coding for MSIDLTQDFFSLFGLPRRFELDEPKLDHAWHELQSQVHPDRHAHLSDLEKRRSMQWATRVNEGFRTLKKPLPRAQYLLELAGIDAGLETNTAMSPEFLMEQMEWREAVEEARQAGEIDELEQLHQRLRGHSREVMGSLARELDEAQDYAAAADTVRRLMFIEKLQNEIDDALEALET
- the iscA gene encoding iron-sulfur cluster assembly protein IscA, encoding MGVTLSESAAKHVANFIAKRGKGLGIRLGVKTSGCSGMAYKLEFVDEALTEDLVFDSHGVKVIVDPKSLVYLEGTELDFVREGLNEGFKFNNPNVKDACGCGESFNV